A DNA window from Natranaerovirga pectinivora contains the following coding sequences:
- a CDS encoding D-alanine--D-alanine ligase family protein — protein sequence MKQINLVVLFGGQSSEHEVSCVSATTVIENIDSNNYKVIPVGITKEGKWLLYEGKDLTELKSGEWINKSKPAFISPDASEKALYIIEKNSYKKEQIDVVFPVLHGMFGEDGTIQGLLELAKIPYVGCGVFTSSASMDKHYTKIVVDQLGIDQAKHITISKYDLNEMENIIEQIEGKLVYPMFIKPSNAGSSVGISKAKNREELVEGIRKAAVHDRKIIIEEGIIGREIECAVLGGISPKASGLGEVVAAAEFYDYDAKYNNNESKTIINPELPKVVADEIRKNAVQIFTALDGYGLSRVDFFVEKDTNRIIFNEINTLPGFTSISMYPMLWEEKGISKKELIDKLIQLGIKRYN from the coding sequence ATGAAGCAAATTAATTTAGTTGTATTATTTGGAGGACAATCTTCAGAACACGAGGTTTCTTGTGTATCAGCAACTACAGTCATTGAGAATATAGATAGCAATAATTATAAAGTAATTCCGGTAGGTATTACAAAAGAAGGAAAATGGTTACTCTATGAAGGAAAAGATTTAACAGAATTAAAATCAGGGGAATGGATTAATAAATCAAAACCAGCATTTATATCACCAGATGCAAGTGAAAAAGCTTTATATATTATAGAGAAAAATAGTTATAAAAAAGAACAAATAGATGTGGTTTTTCCCGTTTTACATGGGATGTTTGGAGAAGATGGAACAATTCAAGGGTTATTAGAATTGGCTAAAATACCTTATGTTGGTTGTGGGGTATTTACTTCAAGTGCGTCCATGGATAAACATTATACAAAAATAGTTGTAGATCAATTAGGCATTGATCAAGCAAAACATATTACAATATCAAAATATGATTTAAATGAAATGGAAAATATCATAGAACAAATTGAAGGAAAATTAGTATATCCTATGTTTATAAAACCATCAAATGCAGGTTCATCTGTAGGTATATCAAAAGCTAAAAATAGAGAAGAGCTTGTTGAAGGGATTAGGAAAGCTGCTGTTCATGATAGAAAAATCATTATAGAAGAAGGCATTATAGGAAGAGAAATAGAATGTGCAGTATTAGGTGGCATAAGTCCTAAAGCTTCAGGATTAGGTGAAGTTGTTGCGGCAGCAGAATTCTATGATTATGATGCAAAATATAATAACAACGAATCTAAAACAATTATCAATCCAGAATTGCCAAAAGTAGTGGCAGATGAAATACGAAAAAATGCAGTACAAATTTTCACAGCACTAGATGGCTATGGATTAAGTAGAGTAGATTTTTTTGTTGAGAAAGATACCAATAGAATAATATTTAATGAAATTAATACATTGCCAGGATTTACTTCAATAAGTATGTATCCTATGTTATGGGAAGAAAAAGGCATTTCTAAAAAAGAACTAATAGATAAATTAATTCAATTAGGCATTAAGAGGTATAATTAG
- the galU gene encoding UTP--glucose-1-phosphate uridylyltransferase GalU: MKIRKAIIPAAGLGTRFLPATKAQPKEMLPIVDKPTIQYIVEEAVASGIEDIIIVTGRNKRSIEDHFDKSIELELELESKNKADLLEIARKVSEIANIHYIRQKEPKGLGHAILMAKNFIGNEPFAVLLGDDIVVSKEPCLKQMVNIFNEYKTSILGVQEVDKEDVNKYGIIKSKHIENRVYKVSDLIEKPSIKEAPSNIAILGRYIITPRIFHYLESQEAGAGGEIQLTDSLKRLAMEEAMYAYNFLGKRYDVGNKLGFLEATVEFALRREDLKEDFKNYLKALLNDLDEKLKFD; the protein is encoded by the coding sequence GTGAAAATAAGGAAGGCTATTATTCCTGCAGCAGGACTTGGAACAAGATTTTTACCTGCCACAAAAGCTCAACCTAAAGAAATGCTTCCCATTGTTGACAAACCAACCATACAATATATTGTTGAAGAAGCTGTAGCATCAGGAATAGAAGACATCATTATTGTAACGGGAAGAAATAAACGTTCAATAGAAGATCATTTTGATAAATCTATAGAGCTAGAATTAGAATTAGAAAGTAAAAACAAAGCAGACTTACTTGAAATTGCAAGAAAAGTGTCTGAAATTGCTAATATACATTACATACGTCAAAAAGAGCCTAAAGGATTAGGTCATGCAATACTAATGGCTAAAAATTTTATAGGGAATGAACCCTTTGCAGTATTGCTAGGGGATGATATAGTCGTTTCTAAAGAGCCTTGTTTAAAGCAAATGGTAAATATATTTAACGAATACAAGACCTCAATTTTAGGGGTCCAAGAAGTTGATAAAGAAGATGTTAATAAATACGGCATAATTAAAAGCAAACATATTGAAAACAGAGTCTATAAAGTAAGTGATTTAATCGAAAAACCATCTATTAAAGAAGCGCCTTCTAATATAGCCATATTAGGTAGATACATAATAACGCCAAGAATTTTTCATTATTTAGAAAGCCAAGAAGCAGGAGCTGGTGGAGAAATTCAGTTAACAGATTCTCTTAAAAGATTAGCAATGGAAGAAGCCATGTATGCATACAATTTCTTAGGTAAACGTTATGATGTAGGGAACAAATTAGGGTTTTTAGAAGCCACTGTTGAATTTGCATTAAGAAGAGAAGACTTAAAAGAAGACTTTAAAAATTATTTAAAAGCACTATTAAACGATTTGGATGAAAAATTAAAGTTTGACTAA
- a CDS encoding anthranilate synthase component II produces MIDNYDSFTYNLKQYLMELNEDVLVYRNDEITIEEIKRKNPSIIVISPGPCTPNESGISIDVVKEFQGKIPILGICLGHQTIGQVFGAKVVQATEPVHGKVHSITHTNNGSFKGLKNPLNVTRYHSLLIDKSTLPDCFEITALTGKGEIMGIKHKEYLIEGVQFHPEAILTESGLDLLKNFIEMANR; encoded by the coding sequence ATGATTGATAATTATGATTCATTTACCTATAATCTAAAGCAATATTTAATGGAGCTTAATGAAGATGTTTTGGTTTATAGAAATGATGAGATAACAATAGAAGAAATAAAAAGGAAAAATCCAAGCATAATAGTCATATCTCCTGGGCCTTGTACCCCTAATGAATCAGGAATATCTATAGATGTTGTCAAAGAATTTCAAGGTAAAATCCCAATTCTAGGAATATGTCTAGGACATCAAACCATAGGACAAGTCTTTGGCGCTAAAGTTGTACAAGCCACTGAGCCTGTACATGGCAAGGTGCATTCAATTACTCATACTAACAATGGTTCTTTTAAAGGATTAAAAAACCCCCTGAATGTAACAAGATATCATTCTTTATTAATAGATAAAAGTACTTTGCCTGATTGTTTTGAAATAACAGCACTAACAGGTAAAGGTGAAATAATGGGAATAAAACATAAAGAGTACTTAATAGAAGGTGTTCAATTTCACCCAGAGGCAATATTAACAGAATCAGGCCTAGACTTATTAAAAAACTTTATAGAAATGGCAAATAGGTGA
- a CDS encoding DUF1934 domain-containing protein, translating to MTKDVIISIKGIQSDLVESDSVEMITTGTYYIKNEKHYVNYIDRDLKEDSETNTTIKITNDKVDLIRFGGVSTHMIFELNKKHITHYDTPFGSLQMGIQTKKINIDNSVSHLNVQITYNLEVNNNFVSENLFELKVQSKKDSKIQLREFKDEVTEEDHL from the coding sequence ATGACAAAAGATGTAATAATATCAATAAAGGGTATACAGTCTGATTTAGTTGAAAGTGATTCTGTAGAAATGATAACAACTGGAACCTATTATATAAAAAATGAAAAACACTATGTGAATTATATAGATAGAGATCTTAAGGAAGATAGTGAAACAAATACAACCATTAAGATAACAAATGATAAGGTTGATTTAATACGTTTTGGTGGGGTTTCTACTCATATGATATTTGAGCTTAATAAAAAGCACATCACCCATTATGATACACCATTTGGATCCCTTCAAATGGGCATTCAAACAAAAAAAATTAACATAGACAATTCAGTAAGTCATCTAAATGTTCAAATCACCTATAATTTAGAGGTGAACAATAATTTTGTAAGTGAAAATTTATTTGAATTAAAAGTTCAAAGTAAAAAAGACTCAAAGATTCAATTAAGAGAATTTAAAGATGAAGTTACGGAGGAGGACCACTTGTGA
- a CDS encoding GerAB/ArcD/ProY family transporter, which produces MFSANDRISIRQLKVLLMLNLFGTTSLILPRMAAETAGRDGWISVALGTVFAIVYAVIILHLAYKFPHKTLFEYTETLAGRIITFIIAFIFITRLVLAASFGLRLFSELIKEALLENTPIEVIIMSMLLVVLYIARKGYECRARVAEIIVWIVFIPIILVLLFAIPQVNFSRVLPVFVSSPQDIFMGAYVISLTYSAIDLLLIAIPYTDKPRKTRRPVISAIVLIGIFNVFLCIITFGLFGDIGTQRQIWPVMNIMQVVKLPGALLERQDALMISFWILSIFAVINAYVFFISVITQKVFKLKEQNFLVLPLLPIIFLIALIPDNVVQIYEYTKNIMSYMGLFLLVFLPLALIFLARIKKVGES; this is translated from the coding sequence ATGTTTTCAGCAAATGATAGAATTTCTATAAGACAATTAAAAGTCTTATTAATGTTAAATTTATTTGGCACCACCAGCTTAATATTGCCTAGAATGGCAGCTGAAACAGCAGGTAGAGATGGATGGATTTCTGTTGCATTAGGGACAGTTTTTGCAATTGTATATGCAGTAATTATTTTGCATTTGGCATATAAATTCCCCCATAAAACTTTATTTGAGTATACAGAAACGTTGGCAGGGAGAATTATTACCTTTATCATTGCTTTTATATTTATTACAAGATTAGTATTGGCCGCTTCTTTTGGTTTAAGATTATTTAGTGAATTAATAAAGGAGGCCCTACTAGAGAATACCCCTATAGAAGTTATTATAATGTCTATGCTATTAGTGGTTTTATATATAGCAAGAAAGGGATATGAATGTAGAGCAAGGGTAGCAGAAATAATCGTATGGATTGTTTTTATACCTATAATACTAGTCCTTTTATTTGCCATACCACAAGTTAATTTTAGTAGAGTATTGCCTGTATTTGTAAGTAGCCCACAAGATATATTTATGGGCGCATATGTCATATCTTTGACTTATTCTGCTATTGATCTTTTATTAATAGCCATTCCTTATACAGATAAGCCTAGAAAAACAAGAAGACCTGTAATCAGTGCAATTGTACTAATAGGCATTTTTAATGTATTTTTATGTATTATTACCTTTGGATTATTTGGCGATATTGGAACACAAAGGCAAATATGGCCTGTTATGAATATAATGCAAGTTGTTAAATTGCCAGGAGCCCTTTTAGAAAGACAGGACGCATTAATGATATCTTTTTGGATACTAAGTATATTTGCAGTTATAAACGCTTATGTATTTTTTATAAGTGTTATTACACAAAAAGTATTTAAACTAAAGGAGCAAAATTTTTTAGTATTACCTTTACTACCAATAATATTTTTAATTGCATTAATACCAGATAATGTGGTTCAAATTTATGAGTATACGAAAAATATTATGTCTTATATGGGATTGTTTTTATTGGTGTTTTTACCTTTAGCCCTTATATTCTTAGCTAGAATAAAAAAAGTAGGTGAGAGCTAA
- a CDS encoding CLC_0170 family protein produces the protein MEEIIYKLKANFTLNVVIFMIIISLILYYIDRKKFIEQEYKTEEKVAKILSYIYFFGSLGLFIALRFLP, from the coding sequence ATGGAAGAGATTATATATAAATTAAAGGCGAATTTTACTTTAAACGTTGTTATTTTTATGATCATTATTAGTTTAATTTTATATTATATAGACAGAAAAAAATTTATTGAACAGGAATACAAAACCGAGGAAAAAGTGGCAAAAATATTAAGCTATATATATTTCTTTGGAAGTCTTGGGCTTTTTATTGCATTAAGATTTTTACCATAA
- the spoIIR gene encoding stage II sporulation protein R gives MNKKILREGIIITIALSLGLLSTFLISIAREKPAGEVQQALASQIIRFHVLANSDTAEDQALKNKVRDAVLEDMEEILSATENIEETRSIINDNLDRIKAVSENIIKENDKAYKVNVKLENALFPTRAYSDMILPTGEYEALRIEIGEAKGQNWWCVMFPPLCFVDSTHSFIPENTQKTLQNVLTEEEYKGILQAQKEEDIPLVVRFKILDVVNDTTARQKEKNTGIMAKLFGRPFMSR, from the coding sequence ATGAATAAAAAGATTTTAAGAGAAGGTATAATAATAACAATAGCACTAAGTTTAGGCTTATTAAGCACATTTTTGATAAGTATAGCAAGAGAAAAACCAGCTGGTGAAGTACAACAAGCATTAGCCAGTCAAATCATTAGATTTCACGTTCTAGCTAACAGTGATACAGCAGAGGATCAAGCATTAAAAAATAAAGTAAGAGATGCTGTATTAGAAGATATGGAAGAAATACTATCTGCAACAGAAAATATTGAAGAAACCCGATCAATTATTAATGATAATCTTGATAGAATAAAAGCAGTTTCAGAAAATATAATAAAAGAAAATGATAAAGCATACAAAGTGAATGTTAAATTAGAAAATGCTTTGTTTCCCACAAGAGCATATAGTGATATGATTCTACCTACAGGAGAATATGAAGCATTAAGAATAGAAATTGGGGAAGCCAAGGGCCAGAATTGGTGGTGTGTAATGTTTCCACCTCTATGTTTTGTAGATTCTACACATAGTTTTATTCCAGAAAATACCCAAAAAACCCTTCAAAATGTATTAACAGAAGAAGAATATAAGGGAATATTACAAGCACAAAAAGAAGAAGACATACCATTGGTAGTAAGATTTAAAATATTAGATGTGGTTAACGATACAACTGCAAGACAAAAAGAAAAAAATACGGGGATAATGGCAAAATTATTTGGCAGACCCTTTATGAGTCGATAA
- the murI gene encoding glutamate racemase — translation MDTRPIGVFDSGVGGLTVAKEIMALLPNEKVIYFGDTARVPYGSKSKTTIVRYSQQIVRFLLTEDVKAIVIACNTANSYALEEVKEMFSIPIIGVALPGAEMAVNATQNYKIGVIGTEGTIKSEIYSKLINQINPGAEVIGKACPLFVPLVEEGLINDSVTEEIARRYLDDFKQKPVDTVVLGCTHYPLIEDVIQKIMGDKVYLVNPAFETAKNLKDLLIKNNIENSEINTNHHHYFYVSDRAEKFEEFAKIILNYPMMPVKQINIEDY, via the coding sequence ATGGATACAAGACCTATTGGCGTTTTTGATTCGGGTGTAGGTGGGCTGACGGTGGCAAAAGAGATAATGGCACTCCTACCCAATGAAAAGGTTATATATTTTGGTGACACAGCTAGAGTTCCTTATGGGAGCAAATCAAAAACAACTATTGTAAGATATTCACAGCAAATCGTTAGATTTTTACTTACGGAAGATGTGAAAGCCATAGTAATAGCATGTAATACAGCAAATTCCTATGCATTAGAGGAAGTAAAGGAAATGTTTAGCATACCAATTATAGGTGTTGCATTACCAGGCGCTGAAATGGCTGTTAATGCAACTCAAAATTACAAAATTGGTGTTATAGGGACAGAGGGCACAATAAAAAGTGAAATATATAGTAAATTAATAAATCAAATTAACCCAGGGGCAGAAGTTATCGGAAAAGCGTGTCCTTTATTTGTTCCATTAGTTGAAGAAGGGTTAATAAACGATAGTGTGACGGAAGAGATTGCTAGAAGGTATTTGGATGATTTTAAACAAAAACCTGTAGATACGGTTGTATTAGGATGTACCCATTATCCACTAATAGAAGATGTTATTCAAAAAATTATGGGTGATAAAGTGTATTTGGTTAATCCAGCATTTGAAACGGCTAAAAATTTAAAAGATTTATTAATTAAAAATAACATAGAGAATTCAGAGATTAATACAAATCATCACCATTACTTCTATGTAAGCGATAGAGCTGAAAAATTTGAAGAATTTGCAAAAATAATTCTAAATTACCCAATGATGCCTGTTAAACAAATAAATATAGAAGATTATTAA
- a CDS encoding Ger(x)C family spore germination protein has protein sequence MKLIKYLCIILIPLLLVGCWDQVELNERDYVVSIGIDYIDEAVHFTYNLPNLPVVTGQGDGDEKSFIKVIEANTLYESNKIFGSRSKRKLNFDHAKVVIFGEGVLNNKTVFTKILDEFERNPHFARTVMVLAVEEEAEEMIELEIEGSNDMGMHLMGLYENNQYDVLKAAELTLGDLINSINERDGTVLIPRVKLEEDEPMIEGLGLVINYEFRDWLSREDVEKMSWVTGKGKGTSVVTSFEEGNEEEEVTIEITKMETSLKFDEKEGEFRISVDIITEADVKAYTLNPQYSLFEEENIRKLEDKTKNILEEETKDFITMIQDEYGIDLFNMLDQMAIKNRKLWIKHNENWDDVFAKANIEVEAKVDIRRIGVAK, from the coding sequence ATGAAGTTAATAAAATACTTGTGCATCATTTTAATACCATTACTGCTAGTAGGATGTTGGGATCAAGTAGAACTGAATGAACGAGATTATGTGGTTTCTATTGGCATTGATTATATTGATGAGGCCGTACATTTTACCTATAATTTACCAAATTTACCAGTGGTAACAGGACAAGGGGATGGAGATGAGAAAAGCTTTATTAAAGTCATAGAGGCCAATACTTTATATGAATCCAATAAAATATTTGGTTCTAGATCAAAAAGAAAGTTGAATTTTGATCATGCTAAAGTAGTCATATTTGGAGAAGGTGTATTAAACAATAAAACAGTGTTCACAAAAATTTTAGATGAGTTTGAAAGAAACCCTCATTTTGCACGTACAGTTATGGTCCTTGCAGTAGAAGAAGAGGCAGAAGAAATGATAGAGCTAGAAATAGAGGGTAGTAATGATATGGGAATGCACCTAATGGGATTATATGAAAATAATCAGTATGATGTGTTAAAAGCAGCAGAGTTAACATTAGGAGACTTAATCAATAGTATTAATGAAAGAGATGGTACCGTATTAATCCCAAGAGTAAAGCTAGAAGAAGATGAGCCTATGATTGAGGGTCTTGGATTGGTAATAAATTATGAATTTCGGGATTGGTTATCACGAGAAGATGTAGAGAAAATGAGCTGGGTAACGGGAAAAGGAAAGGGAACCAGTGTGGTTACTTCATTTGAAGAAGGAAATGAAGAGGAAGAAGTAACGATAGAAATAACAAAGATGGAAACAAGTTTGAAATTTGATGAAAAAGAGGGTGAATTTCGCATTAGCGTTGATATCATTACTGAAGCAGATGTTAAGGCCTATACATTAAACCCTCAATACAGCTTATTTGAAGAAGAGAATATAAGAAAATTAGAGGATAAAACAAAAAATATTTTGGAAGAAGAAACAAAGGACTTTATAACAATGATACAAGATGAGTATGGTATAGATTTATTTAATATGTTGGATCAAATGGCCATTAAGAATAGAAAACTCTGGATAAAACATAACGAAAATTGGGATGATGTTTTCGCTAAAGCAAATATAGAAGTCGAAGCAAAAGTAGATATAAGAAGAATAGGTGTTGCAAAATAA
- a CDS encoding GntR family transcriptional regulator, whose protein sequence is MEDNLRVNLNEYLPLRDVVFNTLRKAILKGELVPGERLMEKQLADRLGVSRTPIREAIRKLELEGLVAMVPRKGAEVARITEKDLRDVLEVRCALEELAVKIACEKMTPETIEKLRETMNAFNVAVNQKDVEKIVEKDVEFHDVIFNATENEKLIQIINNLREQIYRFRVEYIRKSDNHMDLVREHEQILNAIENQNVAKAKDVAQQHILNQEMTVIKLIKDID, encoded by the coding sequence ATGGAGGACAATTTAAGAGTTAATCTAAATGAATATTTACCTTTACGAGATGTAGTATTTAATACATTACGAAAAGCAATATTAAAGGGAGAGTTAGTTCCAGGGGAAAGATTAATGGAAAAACAATTAGCAGATCGCTTAGGTGTTAGTAGAACGCCAATTCGTGAGGCTATTAGAAAGCTAGAATTAGAAGGATTAGTCGCTATGGTGCCTAGAAAAGGTGCAGAAGTAGCTAGAATAACTGAAAAAGATTTAAGAGATGTATTAGAAGTTAGATGTGCATTGGAAGAGTTAGCAGTAAAAATAGCCTGTGAAAAAATGACACCAGAGACAATAGAAAAATTAAGAGAAACAATGAATGCTTTCAATGTGGCAGTAAATCAAAAAGATGTAGAAAAAATTGTTGAAAAAGATGTAGAGTTTCACGATGTCATATTCAATGCAACAGAAAATGAAAAACTAATCCAAATCATTAATAATTTAAGGGAACAAATATATAGATTTAGGGTAGAATATATTAGAAAATCAGATAATCATATGGATTTAGTTAGAGAACATGAGCAAATTTTAAATGCAATAGAAAACCAAAATGTTGCCAAAGCAAAAGATGTGGCTCAACAGCATATTTTAAATCAAGAAATGACTGTTATAAAACTAATAAAAGATATTGACTAA
- a CDS encoding spore germination protein, producing the protein MEENKRTTHNAGHKIIVPFTKDIDENIKTFEMLFEGSGDVVKRKFPIGEKNQFSAYIAYIDVMVDRTVIERSILGQIMLQVRQAPKDIDDYSIEEKVNFVKNGAFATADVSEITSMDEVALAVLAGDTIFFLDGYDKALKVATRGFPNRGIQEPDTEVVIRGSKEGFSEAFRFNTVLIRRRIRDTRLKVKQTQVGVRSRTDIGIMYIEGLVRPSILKEVEDRLKKFKVDAIFESGQLEQLIEDDWLSPFPQFQVTQRPDKAASAILEGRVVLIIDNTPFVLILPTTLNSFFQASEDYYNRWHIMTLVRLLRFVAAFFAIALPGLYIALTTYHPSMLPTSLVFSFAAAREGVPFPVVVEIVLMELAFELLREAGIRLPGPIGSTIGIVGGLIIGQSAVEANLVSPIIVIVVALTAISAFTVPGQSLTEAFRILKFFIIGASAVLGLLGFWLALLVILIHLASLKSFNIPYLVPYVSSNLNDYNDLKDTLIRPPSFLMKRRPIFTNWRERRRLVIKKKE; encoded by the coding sequence ATGGAAGAAAATAAAAGGACAACCCATAATGCAGGACATAAGATTATTGTTCCATTCACTAAAGATATTGATGAGAATATAAAAACCTTTGAAATGTTATTTGAAGGGAGTGGGGATGTTGTAAAAAGAAAATTTCCCATAGGAGAAAAAAATCAATTTTCCGCCTATATAGCCTATATTGATGTTATGGTTGATCGTACGGTTATTGAACGGTCCATACTAGGACAAATTATGCTGCAAGTAAGGCAGGCGCCTAAAGATATAGATGACTATTCAATAGAAGAAAAAGTAAACTTTGTAAAAAATGGTGCATTTGCAACTGCAGATGTAAGTGAAATAACATCAATGGATGAAGTTGCGCTGGCAGTTCTTGCTGGGGATACCATATTTTTTCTTGATGGATATGATAAAGCATTAAAAGTAGCTACTAGAGGTTTTCCTAACAGGGGAATTCAAGAGCCTGATACAGAAGTCGTTATAAGAGGATCTAAAGAAGGCTTTAGTGAAGCATTTAGATTTAACACGGTATTAATAAGACGTAGAATAAGAGATACACGACTTAAGGTAAAACAAACACAGGTAGGTGTTAGATCAAGAACAGATATAGGCATTATGTATATAGAAGGATTGGTAAGACCAAGTATATTGAAGGAAGTAGAAGATCGATTAAAAAAGTTTAAAGTAGATGCAATCTTTGAAAGTGGTCAGTTAGAACAGCTAATAGAAGATGATTGGCTATCACCTTTTCCACAGTTCCAAGTAACTCAGAGACCTGATAAAGCTGCTTCAGCAATTTTAGAAGGTCGAGTGGTACTGATCATTGACAATACACCCTTTGTATTGATATTACCAACAACTTTAAATAGTTTCTTTCAAGCATCAGAAGATTATTATAACCGATGGCATATTATGACTCTAGTAAGGTTATTAAGATTTGTTGCAGCATTTTTTGCCATTGCCTTACCTGGATTATATATAGCCCTGACAACATATCATCCGTCTATGTTGCCCACATCTCTGGTGTTTTCTTTTGCAGCTGCCAGAGAAGGGGTGCCCTTTCCTGTGGTAGTTGAGATAGTCCTTATGGAATTGGCCTTTGAATTATTACGGGAGGCTGGTATTCGTTTGCCTGGACCAATAGGTAGTACCATTGGTATTGTTGGCGGTTTGATTATTGGACAGTCTGCTGTAGAGGCTAATTTGGTTAGTCCTATTATTGTCATAGTAGTTGCTTTAACGGCTATTTCAGCATTTACTGTGCCTGGTCAATCTTTAACAGAAGCCTTTAGAATTCTTAAGTTTTTCATCATTGGTGCCTCAGCTGTTTTAGGCTTATTAGGTTTTTGGTTGGCGTTATTAGTGATACTAATACATTTGGCATCATTAAAAAGTTTCAATATTCCTTATTTAGTACCTTATGTATCCAGTAACTTAAATGATTACAATGACTTAAAAGATACATTGATTAGGCCGCCAAGTTTTCTAATGAAAAGAAGACCAATATTTACAAATTGGAGAGAAAGAAGAAGGCTGGTTATTAAGAAGAAGGAATAG
- a CDS encoding HD domain-containing protein: protein MIRVNKILNHKVFNEYLERINKAEENRLFCLHNIGHLLDVARVGYIISLEKGFNLDKEMIYAASLLHDIGRWKQYLDGSDHALVSARLAVDILKECDFNDQEIDGIIESIKKHRKGKDLITNLDFVLYHGDKKSRLCLKCNSINECLKGEKEDYLKLEY, encoded by the coding sequence ATGATAAGAGTAAATAAGATTTTAAACCATAAAGTTTTTAATGAATACTTAGAGAGAATAAATAAAGCAGAAGAAAATAGGCTTTTCTGTCTTCATAATATTGGGCATTTATTAGATGTGGCAAGAGTTGGATATATTATTTCTTTAGAAAAAGGGTTTAATTTAGACAAAGAAATGATATATGCAGCTTCATTGTTACATGATATTGGTAGATGGAAGCAGTACTTAGATGGATCGGACCACGCTTTAGTAAGTGCTCGATTAGCAGTAGATATTTTAAAAGAATGTGATTTTAATGATCAAGAAATAGATGGTATTATAGAATCCATAAAAAAACATAGAAAAGGTAAAGATCTTATTACAAACTTAGACTTTGTTTTATATCATGGTGATAAAAAATCAAGGTTATGTTTAAAATGCAATAGCATTAATGAATGTTTAAAAGGTGAAAAAGAAGATTACTTAAAACTAGAATACTAA